In Uranotaenia lowii strain MFRU-FL chromosome 2, ASM2978415v1, whole genome shotgun sequence, one genomic interval encodes:
- the LOC129740924 gene encoding uncharacterized protein K02A2.6-like produces MDRWDLPPFIFKGLPQTEVREKWVRYKRQFDYMALANATTNKIRLKNIFLSRAGPDVQEVFSSIPGADVEERLGVDPFQVMIQKLDQYFAPKEHEAYQRLQFWMLKPKEKDESFDKFLLRTAEMTNMCNFGNSLQESREISVIDKLIQTAAPDLREKILQQENLNIYIITKLINAHEAVKFQSQQFTAASTNQSSELVVNRIQGLSRNVYRPNFRNEYQNTPRGTLGTSFRNSYRDDLIACGKCGYKDQRHPDRRCPALDRNCLKCGKQGHFLMFCPDRYRSRKRQVPHQGNNFRNNRFKRPAINAVDTEENDESGNFLNYISNSKAGEELLWVTIGGVMVQVLIDSGCQYNIIDDTTWNKMLAEGVEHEEQHNKDKTFRVYGKHFRPLVTRTVFEAVISIEDDARRIQKTATFYVINEGSQPLLGRATAKELGVLVLGLPSSREMFDVCQLTCSKQVFPKIRGIQLRISIDPSVTPVCQSVRRPPLALLTKIEEKLHALLASDIIEPVQEYSPWVSPLVTILKDNGDLRLCVDMRRANMAIKREAHPMPTFDDFLPRLKKARVFSRLDIKESFYQMELHKDSRHITTFITHLGIFRFKRLMFGISCAPEMFQKGLEQILVTCNNTINFIDDILIFGENLSEHDKELDKTLATLRTAGVLLNHEKCVVSLPSRAHLRTGN; encoded by the exons ATGGATAGATGGGATCTGCCTCCATTTATTTTCAAGGGCCTCCCGCAAACAGAAGTTCGCGAAAAATGGGTCCGTTATAAGCGACAGTTTGATTACATGGCTCTGGCAAATGCTACCACAAATAAAATTCGTTTGAAGAACATTTTCCTTTCGCGAGCGGGGCCAGATGTGCAAGAGGTTTTTAGTAGTATTCCGGGTGCCGATGTGGAAGAACGCCTGGGTGTCGATCCGTTCCAAGTGATGATCCAAAAGTTGGATCAATATTTCGCACCCAAAGAACACGAGGCTTATCAAAGATTACAGTTTTGGATGCTAAAACCAAAGGAGAAAGACGAATCGTTTGACAAATTTTTGCTTAGAACCGCTGAGATGACTAATATGTGTAATTTTGGAAACAGTTTGCAAGAGAGTAGAGAAATTAGCGTAATCGACAAACTGATCCAAACCGCAGCCCCAGATTTACGCGAGAAGATACTGCAGcaggaaaatttgaatatttacatAATAACAAAACTTATAAATGCTCACGAGGCAgtaaaattccaatctcaacaATTCACCGCGGCGTCCACCAACCAATCGAGTGAATTAGTGGTAAACAGGATCCAAGGTTTGTCGCGAAACGTATATCGACCAAATTTTCGAAATGAGTATCAAAACACACCTCGCGGCACGCTTGGCACCTCGTTTCGTAACTCTTACCGAGATGATTTAATCGCTTGTGGTAAATGTGGCTACAAAGATCAGCGACACCCGGATCGCAGGTGCCCAGCTTTAGATAGAAATTGCCTTAAGTGTGGCAAACAAGGACATTTCTTAATGTTCTGTCCTGACAGATATAGGTCACGGAAGCGCCAGGTGCCACACCAGGGTAACAATTTTCGAAACAATAGATTCAAGCGTCCAGCAATTAATGCTGTTGATACCGAAGAGAACGATGAATCAG GTAATTTTCTGAACTATATTTCTAATAGTAAAGCTGGAGAGGAACTTCTATGGGTAACGATCGGTGGAGTGATGGTGCAAGTACTAATTGATTCTGGTTGCCAATACAATATCATTGACGATACGACTTGGAATAAAATGCTAGCAGAAGGAGTTGAACATGAAGAGCAACACAACAAAGACAAAACATTCAGAGTTTATGGCAAACATTTCCGACCACTTGTTACCCGAACCGTTTTTGAGGCTGTCATATCAATTGAAGACGACGCGAGACGAATTCAAAAAACAGCAACATTTTATGTTATAAACGAAGGATCCCAACCACTTCTTGGTCGCGCCACTGCCAAAGAGCTAGGAGTTTTAGTGTTAGGGTTGCCCAGTTCACGAGAAATGTTTGATGTCTGTCAGCTAACTTGTAGCAAACAAGTATTCCCGAAAATAAGAGGTATCCAACTAAGAATTTCCATCGATCCATCAGTAACTCCAGTTTGTCAAAGCGTTCGACGACCACCACTAGCTTTGTTgactaaaattgaagaaaagctACATGCGTTGCTAGCATCCGATATTATAGAACCTGTGCAGGAATACAGTCCATGGGTATCTCCGCTAGTTACTATCCTCAAGGATAATGGAGATCTCCGCCTATGCGTTGACATGCGCAGAGCAAACATGGCCATCAAGCGAGAAGCGCATCCTATGCCAACGTTCGATGATTTTCTTCCACGGCTTAAGAAGGCTCGTGTCTTTAGTCGGTTGGATATCAAAGAATCATTTTATCAAATGGAATTACACAAAGATTCGCGTCATATCACAACTTTTATTACGCATTTGGGCATTTTTCGGTTTAAAAGGTTAATGTTCGGCATTTCGTGCGCACCGGAAATGTTCCAAAAAGGTTTGGAACAGATTTTAGTAACTTGCAACAATACGATAAACTTTATAGATGATATCCTTATTTTCGGGGAAAATTTATCAGAACACGACAAGGAACTTGATAAAACGCTAGCAACGTTGAGAACAGCAGGAGTTCTACTGAACCACGAAAAGTGTGTAGTCAGCTTACCTTCTCGGGCGCACCTTCGAACTGGAAACTGA